The following coding sequences are from one Bacteroidales bacterium WCE2008 window:
- a CDS encoding Phosphoribosyl 1,2-cyclic phosphodiesterase, translating into MSFSSGSCGNCYWLGNDEKGILIDTGVSLRHLKKLMLLHGLDENSFSSILVTHDHMDHIRSLGSFCKRLQKPVYATTLLHEALIRHSYAMPSIMGCRRDLREGEWNDVDGFMVHYFVVPHDATQTVGYAIEFERLRFVIMTDIGRMTDEAVEFASKADVVVVESNYDVDMLMGGSYPHDLKMRICQGNGHLSNDECAAAIKRFWHEGLRFIFLCHLSENNNTPTLAYETSKKALDELGVSDKVQLAALPRQYPSRLYVIG; encoded by the coding sequence ATGAGTTTTTCCAGCGGAAGCTGCGGTAATTGCTACTGGCTCGGAAATGACGAGAAAGGAATACTGATAGATACGGGAGTCAGTCTGAGACATCTCAAGAAACTGATGCTGCTGCACGGACTGGACGAGAATTCGTTCAGTTCGATTCTTGTGACCCATGACCACATGGACCATATCCGCAGTCTCGGCTCATTCTGCAAAAGACTCCAGAAGCCCGTCTATGCGACTACGCTGCTCCATGAGGCCCTGATCCGTCACTCATATGCTATGCCTTCGATCATGGGATGCCGTCGCGATCTCCGGGAAGGCGAATGGAACGATGTGGACGGTTTCATGGTCCATTATTTCGTCGTCCCTCATGATGCCACCCAGACCGTAGGATATGCCATCGAATTCGAGAGGCTGCGGTTCGTTATAATGACCGATATCGGCCGTATGACAGACGAGGCCGTCGAATTCGCGTCGAAGGCGGACGTCGTTGTCGTGGAGTCGAATTATGATGTCGACATGCTGATGGGGGGCTCATATCCCCATGATCTCAAAATGCGTATCTGCCAGGGGAACGGCCATCTCAGCAATGACGAGTGCGCCGCCGCCATCAAGCGTTTCTGGCATGAGGGGCTGCGATTCATATTCCTCTGTCATCTCAGTGAAAACAACAATACTCCCACTCTTGCCTACGAGACCTCGAAAAAGGCTCTGGACGAGTTGGGAGTATCGGATAAGGTCCAGCTGGCGGCTCTGCCGAGGCAGTATCCGTCGAGGCTGTATGTGATAGGCTAG
- a CDS encoding Tfp pilus assembly protein PilF: MIIFAKLAIILQKMKNYLKYIVLSVLLAAVSAVAEAQYDKDVFFFRGRKALSEGQYSEAIEHFNILARLDSTDYWTFFYRGVAKYNLGDIRGAQKDFNSSVRLNPVFTSGYHYRGITKSRFGDYDSALEDFEHAIALRPGYTGLYFSRGVTYFLAQQFDKAIADFDTYIRKEPKDPSAFLNRGASYLYQGDTTKALQDYDKAIKIDRYEPEGYIRRGNLYMLSENLEAAMKDYDKAISLDTSSTLAYYNRALIKYELQNYMGAMEDLNRVLRDDPGNSLTLYNRSLIYAKFGEYGSALDDMDRVIFNNPRNVLAYFNRASFFIDMGRWQDALEDYDKSIELYPDFAKAYKNRAYVELQLGRKAAAKKDYDTANRLVDEYRIKSADGTVSFADTTKKYNSLISFDTDFAKNNFDDEILLHRDIDIRLKPLYRFVITKDKDDVNYALRNRYENPLIDKFIKESPVPVSIVNDIAVEKSSAEVEEELYGVRESSESVNSFLRGVYEVSGKQFNLALNYFGDAISQASGSGDKTQDMYKSLYYMNRGVLRADMIDFISSIENNVQTLTMDDQGTTRARVRDRVNRSYDYGDAISDMEAAASIVSDIPYVYFNLGNLYCLSSRLVDAIGSYNKALELYPMMGDAYYNRGLVLIYLKDKEKGCIDLSRAGELGVGEAYSVIKRYCEEAK; encoded by the coding sequence ATGATTATATTTGCAAAATTAGCTATAATCCTTCAGAAAATGAAAAATTACCTTAAATACATTGTACTTTCAGTTTTGCTGGCCGCAGTGTCGGCGGTAGCGGAAGCGCAGTATGACAAGGACGTTTTCTTTTTCAGGGGACGGAAGGCCCTTTCCGAAGGCCAGTATTCCGAGGCTATAGAGCACTTCAACATTCTGGCCAGACTGGATTCGACCGACTACTGGACTTTCTTTTACAGAGGTGTCGCCAAATACAACCTGGGAGATATCAGGGGTGCGCAGAAGGACTTCAACTCATCTGTAAGGCTGAATCCCGTATTCACGTCCGGCTACCATTACAGGGGCATCACCAAGAGCCGTTTCGGAGACTACGATTCGGCCCTTGAGGATTTTGAACATGCAATCGCCCTCCGCCCGGGATACACCGGCCTTTATTTCAGCCGTGGTGTGACATATTTCCTCGCCCAGCAGTTCGACAAGGCTATCGCCGACTTTGACACATATATCCGCAAGGAGCCTAAGGATCCGTCAGCTTTTCTTAACAGGGGAGCTTCATATCTTTATCAGGGGGACACGACGAAAGCTCTGCAGGATTATGACAAGGCCATTAAGATCGACCGTTACGAACCTGAAGGATATATAAGGAGGGGAAACCTTTACATGCTTTCAGAGAACCTGGAAGCGGCGATGAAGGATTACGACAAGGCGATTTCTCTCGATACCAGCAGCACTCTTGCATATTACAACCGCGCCCTGATCAAATATGAACTCCAGAACTATATGGGGGCCATGGAGGATCTCAACCGCGTCCTTCGCGACGATCCGGGCAACTCCCTGACTTTGTACAACAGGAGTCTTATCTATGCCAAATTCGGGGAATACGGGTCGGCCCTCGACGATATGGACAGAGTGATCTTCAATAATCCCCGCAATGTGCTGGCTTATTTCAACAGGGCTTCCTTCTTCATAGACATGGGGCGCTGGCAGGATGCCCTGGAGGACTATGACAAGTCGATCGAATTATATCCTGACTTCGCCAAGGCATATAAGAACAGGGCCTACGTGGAGCTTCAGCTCGGACGCAAGGCCGCGGCCAAGAAAGACTACGATACAGCGAACAGACTTGTCGATGAGTACAGGATAAAGTCTGCCGACGGTACGGTATCTTTTGCTGACACCACAAAGAAATACAATTCTCTCATATCGTTCGATACCGATTTCGCGAAGAACAATTTCGATGACGAGATTCTTCTTCACAGGGATATCGACATCAGGCTCAAGCCACTTTACCGCTTCGTCATAACAAAGGATAAGGACGACGTCAACTATGCGCTCCGGAACCGTTATGAGAACCCTCTTATCGACAAGTTCATAAAGGAGTCCCCGGTTCCTGTCTCAATCGTGAACGACATCGCCGTTGAGAAGTCTTCGGCAGAGGTGGAAGAAGAACTATATGGAGTCCGGGAATCTTCGGAATCCGTCAACTCCTTCCTCAGAGGCGTATATGAAGTCTCCGGAAAGCAGTTCAACCTTGCTCTGAATTATTTCGGGGATGCTATCTCGCAGGCCTCGGGCTCGGGAGACAAGACCCAGGATATGTACAAATCCCTTTACTACATGAACAGGGGCGTGCTCAGGGCAGATATGATCGATTTCATTTCTTCGATAGAGAATAACGTACAGACTCTTACGATGGATGACCAGGGTACGACCAGGGCCAGAGTAAGGGACAGGGTCAACCGCTCATACGATTACGGGGATGCCATTTCTGATATGGAAGCTGCCGCTTCAATAGTATCGGATATTCCTTACGTTTATTTCAATCTGGGTAATCTGTACTGTCTTTCATCCCGTCTTGTAGATGCCATCGGCAGCTACAATAAGGCTCTGGAGCTTTATCCGATGATGGGAGACGCCTACTATAACAGGGGACTCGTGCTTATCTATCTGAAGGATAAGGAGAAAGGCTGTATAGACCTTTCCCGTGCCGGAGAGCTTGGAGTAGGCGAGGCTTATAGTGTAATCAAGAGGTATTGCGAGGAGGCGAAATGA
- a CDS encoding cystathione beta-lyase, with product MYNFDKVVTRRGSGCVKWDAQPPVEADMDNVIPMWVADMDFEAAPFIRQAIQRRVDHGVFGYTHVPESFYKATIDWFRRRHGVTYYRNWFIYTTGVVPAISAVIKALTQPGDKVILQSPVYNCFFSSIRNNGCTILDNPLKEIPDGSGFTYGIDFEDFEKKCSDPAAKVFLLCNPHNPAGRVWAKEELRQIGEIARRHRVIVISDEIHCELVMPGYHYTPYGAASEENLKNSVIFCSPSKSFNIAGLQVANIITADPDWRARIDRAVNINETCDVNPIGVAALQAAYSAEGDAWLDELNAYIYGNYRTLKEIFAKEIPFARIVKLEGTYLPWIDCRSLGLKSEEIENSLLQNEKVWVNAGAMYGQDGFIRINLATPASICREGLERIAAGLKRLSKA from the coding sequence ATGTATAATTTCGACAAAGTTGTAACACGTAGAGGCAGCGGATGCGTCAAGTGGGACGCCCAGCCGCCGGTTGAAGCAGACATGGACAACGTAATCCCGATGTGGGTGGCAGACATGGACTTCGAAGCCGCCCCGTTCATCCGTCAGGCAATCCAGCGCCGCGTCGACCACGGCGTCTTCGGCTACACCCACGTTCCCGAAAGCTTCTACAAAGCAACGATAGACTGGTTCCGTCGGCGCCACGGAGTGACATACTACCGCAACTGGTTCATCTACACCACCGGCGTAGTCCCGGCCATCTCGGCAGTAATCAAGGCCCTGACTCAGCCGGGAGATAAAGTAATCCTCCAGAGCCCCGTCTACAACTGCTTCTTCTCATCAATCCGCAACAACGGCTGCACCATACTCGACAACCCGCTTAAAGAGATCCCGGACGGAAGCGGTTTCACATATGGCATCGACTTCGAAGATTTCGAAAAGAAATGCTCCGACCCGGCCGCGAAAGTCTTCCTACTCTGCAACCCCCACAACCCTGCCGGAAGAGTCTGGGCCAAAGAAGAACTCCGACAGATCGGTGAAATCGCCAGAAGACATAGAGTCATCGTAATCAGCGACGAAATCCACTGCGAACTGGTGATGCCGGGATACCATTATACTCCATACGGAGCGGCCTCCGAAGAGAACCTGAAGAACAGCGTGATCTTCTGTTCCCCAAGCAAATCCTTCAACATCGCCGGGCTCCAGGTCGCAAACATAATAACGGCCGACCCCGACTGGCGCGCAAGGATCGACAGGGCTGTCAATATCAACGAAACCTGCGACGTCAACCCTATCGGCGTGGCAGCCCTCCAGGCCGCATACAGCGCTGAAGGAGATGCATGGCTCGACGAACTCAACGCCTATATCTATGGTAATTACCGTACTCTGAAGGAAATATTCGCCAAAGAGATTCCGTTCGCCAGGATAGTGAAACTGGAAGGCACATACCTGCCGTGGATAGACTGTCGCAGCCTGGGCCTCAAATCCGAAGAAATCGAGAACAGCCTGCTCCAGAATGAAAAAGTATGGGTAAACGCAGGAGCGATGTACGGACAGGACGGCTTCATCAGAATCAATCTCGCCACGCCGGCATCAATCTGCCGCGAAGGTCTGGAAAGAATAGCCGCCGGTCTGAAACGGCTTTCCAAGGCCTAG
- a CDS encoding Peptidase family M28 has translation MPNRVKRHIFFALFLALQGLFFGHEAGAQGRVIHITWSDEARKTIKEERIESQLSFLADSLCDGRATGSIGNVEASAWIARRFRTLGLKEIGGSYFHSFIADNGAVARNVIGFMPGSTKHNRERYVIVAANYDSYGKLDGRMFPGADSNASGVVGMLEIAGTFRRMQEMTRTYSKSFIFVALDAKRLSLGGARALWSMIEDGELKDPVSGETITKEKIALMVNLDQIGSSLSPLHSGRPDYLIALCGSNPGFFNILADCNTRYDVNLDLSSDYYGSKDFTRMFYSRVSDQKIFLENGVDAVMFTSGITMNNNKPGDLPSTLNIPVLKKRIFLIFEWLEKI, from the coding sequence GTGCCGAATAGAGTTAAACGACATATTTTTTTCGCCCTTTTCCTCGCTTTGCAAGGATTATTTTTTGGCCATGAAGCCGGTGCCCAGGGACGCGTCATCCACATAACCTGGAGCGACGAGGCCAGGAAGACCATAAAGGAAGAAAGAATAGAAAGCCAGCTCTCATTCCTCGCGGATTCCTTATGCGACGGCCGCGCGACCGGCAGCATAGGCAACGTCGAAGCCTCCGCATGGATCGCCAGAAGATTCAGGACTCTCGGACTCAAGGAGATAGGAGGATCATATTTCCATTCATTCATAGCTGACAACGGCGCAGTCGCCAGAAACGTCATCGGTTTCATGCCGGGCTCCACGAAACATAACCGGGAACGTTATGTGATTGTCGCCGCCAATTACGACAGTTACGGAAAGCTCGACGGCAGGATGTTCCCCGGAGCCGACAGCAATGCCTCCGGAGTCGTCGGAATGCTGGAGATAGCAGGGACGTTCAGACGGATGCAGGAGATGACCCGCACCTACAGCAAGAGTTTCATCTTCGTCGCCCTGGACGCAAAACGGCTTAGTCTTGGCGGAGCCAGAGCTCTCTGGTCCATGATCGAGGACGGAGAACTTAAAGACCCGGTAAGCGGAGAGACGATAACAAAGGAGAAGATAGCCCTTATGGTCAATCTGGACCAGATAGGCAGCAGCCTGAGCCCCCTTCATTCAGGAAGGCCGGACTATCTGATCGCCCTGTGCGGCAGCAATCCGGGATTCTTCAACATCCTCGCCGACTGCAACACCCGATATGATGTCAACCTGGACCTTTCCTCCGACTATTACGGCAGCAAGGACTTCACCAGGATGTTCTACAGCCGGGTAAGCGACCAGAAGATATTTCTGGAGAACGGAGTGGACGCGGTCATGTTCACTTCCGGAATAACCATGAACAATAACAAGCCTGGCGACCTGCCATCGACGCTGAACATTCCCGTGCTCAAGAAAAGAATATTCCTTATCTTCGAGTGGCTGGAAAAAATTTAG
- a CDS encoding VanZ like family protein — protein sequence MIRHTTFAIRVLLGFYLLAVAYLCFGHFDSMSSVSPSFLGIPTDKIVHFMLFFPFPFLVYGAADRHNRRPWRSFWFVFVTFLAGCVIAMGTEIGQYFTRYRSADPKDFLADGIALLVSSIIVLCIDLYKQK from the coding sequence ATGATAAGGCACACTACATTTGCGATAAGGGTGCTGCTCGGATTTTATCTCCTGGCGGTGGCTTATCTGTGTTTCGGGCATTTCGACAGCATGTCGTCGGTATCCCCTTCGTTTCTCGGGATTCCGACGGACAAGATTGTGCATTTCATGCTGTTTTTCCCGTTTCCGTTCCTTGTGTATGGTGCGGCGGACAGGCATAACAGGAGGCCTTGGAGGTCGTTCTGGTTTGTATTTGTGACGTTTCTGGCAGGGTGTGTCATTGCGATGGGTACTGAGATCGGTCAGTATTTTACCCGTTACCGCAGTGCCGATCCGAAGGATTTCCTCGCCGACGGCATCGCACTCCTTGTCTCAAGCATCATAGTCCTCTGTATCGACCTCTACAAACAGAAATGA
- a CDS encoding acetyl-CoA synthetase — MIEKFIKQTEFSSMEDFKQNLEFTVPDHFNFAYDVIDAWAETDPERLAMIWVSDKDEERRFTFADLKRESDKVAGYFTSIGIGRGDMVMTILKRRYQFWTTVLALHKIGAIVVPATFLLTTNDIVYRCKSAEIKAIVCCGDKPILEKVAAAEPKCPYLEHMISIGPEVPEGFEDFEAGVAAATPWERGSFLNESEDPFLMYFTSGTSDEPKMVLHAHTYAISHLVTAAFWHNLKEDSLHLTYSDTGWGKAAWGKLYGQWIVGCAIFVYDHEKFVPAEILGLIGKYKITSFCAPPTIYRFLIKEHFNCFDLSSLKYCTTAGEALNPSVFEEFHRRTGIWIHEAFGQTETTMTLGTFPWVKPRPGSMGIPSPAYDIDILRPDGTRADVGESGVIVIRTDKKKPLGLFLGYYRNPKLTRKAWHDGIYYTGDVAYRDEDGYFWFVGRNDDLIKTSGYRVSPFEVESALMTHPAVLECAVTGVPDPEELRGMVVKATVVVTGEYRKSLATPESRLALIKDIQAHAKRMTAPYKYPRIIEFADELPKTISGKIRHNEIRNQDARK, encoded by the coding sequence ATGATCGAAAAGTTTATCAAGCAGACCGAGTTCTCCTCGATGGAGGACTTCAAGCAAAATCTGGAATTCACCGTTCCGGATCATTTCAATTTCGCATACGATGTGATCGACGCCTGGGCCGAGACGGATCCCGAAAGGCTCGCGATGATATGGGTGAGCGACAAGGATGAAGAAAGGAGATTTACCTTCGCCGACCTCAAGAGGGAAAGCGACAAGGTAGCCGGTTATTTTACTTCGATCGGAATAGGACGCGGAGACATGGTCATGACCATACTCAAACGCCGATACCAGTTCTGGACCACAGTCCTGGCCCTGCACAAGATAGGAGCTATAGTAGTCCCTGCGACCTTCCTGCTTACGACAAACGATATCGTCTACCGCTGCAAATCCGCCGAGATAAAGGCGATAGTATGCTGCGGAGACAAACCGATACTTGAAAAAGTGGCCGCAGCCGAGCCTAAATGCCCGTATCTCGAGCATATGATCAGCATCGGTCCGGAAGTTCCGGAAGGCTTCGAGGACTTCGAGGCCGGAGTCGCAGCAGCAACCCCATGGGAAAGAGGCAGCTTCCTCAACGAAAGCGAGGATCCTTTCCTCATGTACTTCACCTCAGGAACTTCCGACGAGCCTAAGATGGTCCTCCATGCCCATACATACGCAATCAGCCATCTTGTGACCGCCGCCTTCTGGCACAACCTCAAGGAAGACAGCCTGCATCTTACTTATTCGGATACCGGCTGGGGCAAGGCCGCCTGGGGAAAGCTCTACGGCCAATGGATCGTAGGCTGCGCCATCTTCGTATATGACCATGAGAAATTCGTTCCGGCCGAGATTCTGGGCCTGATCGGCAAATACAAAATAACGTCGTTCTGCGCTCCTCCAACCATCTACCGCTTCCTTATCAAGGAGCATTTCAACTGCTTCGACCTGAGTTCTCTCAAGTACTGCACTACGGCGGGAGAAGCCCTCAACCCCTCGGTATTCGAGGAATTCCACCGCAGGACCGGAATATGGATCCATGAGGCCTTCGGCCAGACCGAGACGACAATGACTCTGGGCACTTTCCCATGGGTCAAGCCGAGACCTGGTTCCATGGGCATCCCATCCCCTGCCTACGACATCGACATACTGCGCCCGGACGGCACCAGGGCAGACGTGGGTGAATCTGGCGTAATCGTGATCCGCACCGACAAGAAGAAGCCTCTGGGCCTTTTCCTCGGCTACTACAGGAACCCTAAGCTCACCCGCAAGGCATGGCATGACGGCATATATTATACCGGTGACGTCGCCTACAGGGACGAGGACGGTTACTTCTGGTTCGTGGGACGTAACGATGACCTGATCAAGACCTCCGGCTACCGTGTAAGCCCGTTCGAGGTGGAGAGCGCCCTGATGACCCATCCGGCAGTGCTGGAATGTGCCGTTACAGGTGTTCCGGACCCTGAAGAACTCCGAGGAATGGTCGTCAAGGCGACCGTAGTCGTTACCGGGGAATATCGCAAGAGTCTTGCGACTCCGGAAAGCAGGCTGGCGCTTATCAAGGATATTCAGGCCCATGCAAAACGCATGACCGCCCCTTACAAGTATCCGAGGATCATCGAGTTCGCCGATGAGCTTCCGAAGACCATCAGCGGCAAGATCCGCCACAACGAAATCCGCAATCAGGACGCCCGGAAGTAA
- a CDS encoding ATP-binding cassette, subfamily B → MKDFIQVLKRYVTPYKKYLGGSILLNILSVIFNLFSFAFIVPILNILFKLDNKVYEFIPWDTEGMAFLDKATNNGYWWVSDFMARSGAPKTLLILCVFLCVLTFIKTACYFGASAVMIPIRTGVLKDIRNQLYNKILSLNLGFFSQERKGDIIARMTGDVNEVENSIMSVLDMLIKNPILIVGYFAALVYISWQLTLFTIVVVPVLGWGMGVIGKQLKKKSLLAQELWSDTISQVEETLGGLRVIKAFIAEKNMSERFDKVTGSLRSKTAKVSTRQALAHPVSEFLGTVMIAIVLWFGGIMILGEHAPIDAATFIYYMVILYSIINPLKEFSKAGYSIPKGMASIERIDKILKTPNPIVETATPKPLDSFTGSIQIKDVNFSYDNGRQILRDINVDIPKGRTIAIVGESGAGKSTLVDLIPRFYDVTSGSITIDGVDIRDVRMQDLRRLMGYVNQEPILFNDTIFNNIAFGVEGATMEQVIEAAKIANAHDFIMEKEEGYDTNIGDRGSRLSGGQRQRISIARAILKNPPILILDEATASLDTESEKLVQEALDRLMSTRTTIAIAHRLSTIKNSDEILVMHEGKIVERGRHEELIALGGYYKKLNDMQSL, encoded by the coding sequence ATGAAAGATTTTATACAAGTTCTCAAAAGATACGTAACCCCATACAAGAAATACCTTGGAGGATCCATTCTGTTGAATATACTTTCCGTCATATTCAACCTGTTCTCCTTCGCTTTCATAGTCCCGATACTGAACATCCTTTTCAAACTCGACAATAAAGTCTACGAGTTCATACCTTGGGATACTGAAGGGATGGCTTTCCTCGACAAAGCAACCAACAACGGATACTGGTGGGTTTCGGACTTCATGGCAAGATCCGGCGCCCCTAAGACCCTCCTCATTCTCTGCGTATTCCTCTGCGTGCTTACCTTCATCAAGACGGCATGCTATTTCGGAGCGTCCGCAGTGATGATCCCTATCCGTACCGGAGTGCTCAAGGATATCCGCAACCAGTTGTACAACAAGATATTGAGCCTTAATCTCGGCTTCTTCTCCCAGGAACGTAAAGGAGACATTATCGCCCGAATGACGGGTGATGTCAACGAGGTCGAGAATTCCATAATGAGCGTTCTTGACATGCTTATCAAGAACCCTATCCTGATTGTAGGATATTTCGCCGCCCTCGTCTATATCAGCTGGCAGCTTACTCTGTTCACAATAGTCGTCGTTCCTGTCCTCGGCTGGGGAATGGGAGTGATCGGAAAGCAGCTGAAAAAGAAATCCCTTCTCGCCCAGGAACTCTGGAGCGATACGATCTCCCAGGTAGAGGAAACCCTCGGAGGCCTCCGTGTGATCAAGGCTTTTATCGCAGAGAAGAACATGTCCGAGCGCTTCGACAAGGTGACCGGTTCCCTTCGTTCAAAGACGGCCAAAGTATCCACAAGACAGGCCCTGGCCCATCCGGTCAGCGAATTCCTGGGTACTGTAATGATAGCGATCGTACTGTGGTTCGGCGGAATCATGATTCTCGGCGAGCACGCCCCTATCGACGCTGCGACATTTATCTATTACATGGTGATCCTCTACAGTATCATCAACCCGCTGAAGGAATTCTCGAAAGCCGGTTACAGCATTCCTAAGGGTATGGCTTCCATCGAGCGTATCGACAAGATACTCAAGACCCCTAACCCTATCGTGGAGACCGCTACGCCCAAGCCGCTGGACAGCTTTACGGGCAGCATACAGATAAAGGACGTCAACTTCAGCTACGACAACGGACGACAGATTCTCAGGGACATAAACGTGGATATTCCTAAGGGGCGTACCATCGCCATCGTCGGAGAGTCGGGTGCCGGAAAATCAACCCTCGTCGACCTTATCCCGAGATTCTACGACGTCACCTCCGGCAGCATCACTATCGACGGCGTAGATATCCGTGACGTGCGGATGCAGGATCTGCGCAGGCTGATGGGTTATGTCAACCAGGAGCCAATCCTTTTCAACGACACAATCTTCAACAACATAGCCTTCGGCGTAGAGGGCGCTACCATGGAACAGGTCATAGAGGCCGCCAAGATTGCAAATGCCCATGATTTCATCATGGAGAAGGAGGAGGGCTACGATACCAATATCGGAGACCGCGGTTCGCGTCTTTCCGGAGGCCAGCGTCAGCGTATCTCCATTGCAAGGGCCATACTGAAGAATCCTCCGATCCTTATTCTGGACGAGGCTACGGCATCTCTTGATACCGAGTCCGAAAAACTTGTCCAGGAGGCTCTCGACAGGCTCATGTCAACGAGGACCACGATTGCGATCGCCCACAGGCTCTCTACCATCAAGAATTCCGATGAGATTCTGGTAATGCATGAGGGCAAGATTGTGGAAAGGGGCCGTCATGAGGAGCTTATCGCTCTTGGCGGATATTACAAGAAGCTTAACGATATGCAGAGTCTATGA
- a CDS encoding putative efflux protein, MATE family codes for MRDSKDTLLSMVRNGGQLTTGQQIRLTMLLSIPAILAQFSSVMMQYIDASMVGNLGANPSASIGLVASSTWIFGGFVMGAASGFSVQIAHFCGSKDYFSARNVMRKGLVSLLLFGLLLGFAGYLISGPLPVWLGGSAEINEDASGYFAIFSAFLPMMALSWTAGGMLQASGNMKIPSILNIMMCVLDVIFNYIFIYGFDMGVRGAALGTGVAETITAGGMLYFLLARSEELSVRGEHGNYIPDAKTLRNAFSISGPMWLQNIVMRGAYVVATLIVSPLGAISIAANAFAITAESFCYMPGYGIEEASTTLVGQSLGAKRRFLAKQFARMTTLLAAGIMTIMAVAMFAGASVLMGILSKDPEVVALGAKVLRIEAFAETMYAVSIVAYGACVGAGSTLVPTILNFVSMWVVRIGLAAILTPRMGLTGYWVAMCIELNVRGLLFVWWLRGDKWLRNRSLTD; via the coding sequence ATGAGAGATAGCAAGGATACGTTATTGTCTATGGTCCGCAATGGCGGACAACTGACCACAGGGCAGCAGATCAGGCTCACGATGCTGCTGAGTATTCCTGCAATCCTGGCACAGTTCTCATCCGTCATGATGCAGTATATCGACGCATCCATGGTCGGAAACCTCGGTGCCAATCCTTCAGCGTCTATCGGTCTTGTAGCCTCGAGCACATGGATATTCGGCGGTTTCGTAATGGGTGCCGCCTCCGGTTTCTCCGTCCAGATTGCCCATTTCTGCGGTTCCAAGGATTATTTCAGCGCACGTAACGTAATGCGCAAAGGTCTTGTGTCTCTGCTTCTTTTCGGCCTTCTGCTGGGATTTGCGGGGTATCTTATTAGCGGTCCCCTTCCCGTATGGCTTGGAGGAAGCGCCGAGATCAATGAGGACGCTTCCGGTTATTTTGCCATTTTCTCCGCCTTTCTGCCGATGATGGCTCTCAGCTGGACGGCCGGCGGTATGCTTCAGGCCAGCGGCAACATGAAGATTCCGAGCATCCTGAATATCATGATGTGCGTCCTGGACGTAATCTTCAACTATATCTTCATCTATGGTTTCGACATGGGCGTGCGCGGTGCCGCTCTGGGAACGGGAGTAGCCGAGACAATAACGGCCGGAGGGATGCTTTATTTCCTTCTCGCCAGGTCCGAGGAGCTTTCTGTCAGGGGCGAGCACGGGAACTATATCCCCGACGCCAAGACCTTGCGTAACGCATTCAGTATCAGCGGCCCTATGTGGCTCCAGAATATAGTGATGCGCGGGGCTTATGTCGTCGCCACCCTGATCGTCTCCCCGCTTGGGGCCATCTCGATAGCGGCCAATGCCTTCGCCATCACGGCCGAGAGCTTCTGCTATATGCCGGGCTATGGCATCGAGGAGGCTTCGACGACTCTGGTCGGCCAGAGTCTCGGGGCGAAGCGGCGGTTCCTGGCGAAGCAGTTCGCGCGGATGACTACCCTGCTCGCTGCCGGTATCATGACCATAATGGCCGTGGCGATGTTTGCGGGGGCTTCGGTGCTGATGGGGATTCTGAGCAAGGATCCGGAGGTAGTGGCCCTTGGAGCGAAAGTCCTCAGGATAGAGGCGTTTGCGGAGACTATGTATGCAGTGTCGATCGTGGCATATGGTGCCTGCGTAGGTGCGGGCAGCACCCTTGTGCCGACGATATTGAATTTCGTGAGCATGTGGGTGGTGCGTATCGGACTTGCTGCGATCCTGACGCCGAGGATGGGGCTTACTGGTTACTGGGTTGCGATGTGTATCGAGCTTAATGTGCGCGGCCTTCTCTTTGTCTGGTGGCTTCGCGGCGACAAATGGCTCCGTAACCGTTCCCTGACCGACTGA